Proteins encoded by one window of Lycium barbarum isolate Lr01 chromosome 11, ASM1917538v2, whole genome shotgun sequence:
- the LOC132619962 gene encoding uncharacterized protein LOC132619962 gives MVEKNRLLEADKAGLSQDNAHFSLRLGELEATISQLRSELDSVKADAVKMAERHRLLESKNAKDKEKLRVVEQKAEDWARICDELKSKFEEAVEDNDTIKAELRSATQVQGILDRERSELAANLAKVEADLEESLKDVEAAEARTTIAVEYDWWKSQRVTLKQAQKGLGDLPALILEAKTIEEQAKKALDPEFEDSKRSVSENFDSSRTG, from the coding sequence ATGGTTGAAAAGAACCGTCTCCTGGAAGCGGATAAGGCCGGCCTTAGCCAAGACAATGCCCATTTTTCTTTGAGGCTTGGTGAACTCGAGGCCACTATCTCTCAACTTCGAAGTGAGCTTGATTCGGTCAAGGCCGATGCTGTGAAGATGGCAGAGAGGCATCGACTGCTTGAATCTAAGAACGCTAAGGACAAAGAGAAGTTGAGGGTAGTTGAGCAGAAAGCCGAGGATTGGGCCCGAATTTGTGATGAGCTCAAAAGCAAATTCGAGGAGGCAGTCGAGGATAATGACACTATTAAGGCCGAGCTTAGGTCGGCTACTCAAGTTCAAGGAATTCTTGACAGAGAGAGATCAGAATTAGCCGCTAATTTGGCCAAAGTTGAGGCTGACTTAGAAGAGTCTCTTAAGGAcgtggaggctgccgaggctcgtACCACGATTGCGGTTGAATATGACTGGTGGAAGTCCCAGAGGGTTACCCTTAAACAAGCTCAAAAAGGATTAGGGGACCTCCCGGCTCTGATACTCGAAGCCAAGACAATCGAGGAGCAGGCTAAGAAAGCCCTCGACCCTGAGTTTGAGGATTCCAAGCGATCAGTTTCTGAGAACTTCGACTCCAGTCGTACCGGGTAG